One Aneurinibacillus migulanus genomic region harbors:
- the hisG gene encoding ATP phosphoribosyltransferase: MNAKEKLIVAMPKGRIFEEAADLLRKAGVPLPPEFDDSRKLIVPVPEANLDFILAKPTDVPTYVEYGVADIGVVGKDVLLEENRDVYELLDLQISCCRISVAGLPGWKPSGSSAPRVATKYPHVASKYFREQGQQVEVIKLNGSIELAPLIGLADRIVDIVSTGRTLKENGLVELEEIVPITTRLIANRVSYRMKSEAVDYIYEKFASIVEER, translated from the coding sequence ATGAATGCAAAGGAAAAGCTAATCGTAGCGATGCCGAAAGGACGGATTTTCGAAGAAGCGGCTGACCTGCTTCGAAAAGCTGGTGTTCCGCTTCCCCCGGAATTCGATGATTCACGTAAGCTTATCGTTCCGGTGCCGGAGGCTAACCTTGATTTTATCTTGGCTAAACCGACTGATGTTCCAACATATGTGGAATACGGTGTAGCGGATATTGGCGTAGTGGGTAAGGATGTGCTGCTTGAGGAAAACCGTGATGTGTATGAACTGTTGGATTTGCAGATTAGCTGCTGTCGTATTTCCGTGGCGGGGCTTCCTGGATGGAAACCATCTGGCAGCTCGGCTCCCCGCGTCGCCACCAAATATCCGCATGTGGCATCCAAGTATTTTCGTGAGCAAGGTCAACAGGTAGAAGTAATTAAGCTGAATGGTTCCATTGAACTGGCGCCGTTAATCGGTCTGGCCGATCGGATTGTCGATATTGTCTCGACCGGACGTACACTCAAAGAGAATGGATTAGTGGAACTTGAAGAGATTGTACCAATTACAACGCGCTTGATCGCTAACCGGGTCAGCTACCGGATGAAGAGTGAAGCAGTAGATTATATATATGAGAAGTTCGCTTCGATTGTGGAGGAGAGGTAA
- the hprK gene encoding HPr(Ser) kinase/phosphatase — protein sequence MKKTHVRDIVNHFQLKVVSGEKGLRREITVSDISRPGLEIAGYFEFYASERVQLLGKTELSFYEALGEADRKERIDKLLLDSTPCVCVAHGCEIPEQLIRLSEERSIPVLTSPLPTTKLSSKLTTYLEGRLAPTTTMHGVLVDVYGVGVLLVGQSSIGKSETALELVKRGHRLVADDAVEIRQTQENQLIGSAPELIQHLLEIRGVGIINVMTLFGAGAIRNYKRVSLVIQLETWDPSKMYDRLGLDEEKMKIMDTEVPQITIPVRPGRNLAVIVEVASMNFRLKRMGYNAAVVFSKKLTDTIEDAVEDI from the coding sequence TTGAAGAAAACCCATGTGCGCGATATTGTGAACCACTTCCAATTAAAAGTGGTAAGTGGGGAAAAGGGACTGCGTCGTGAAATTACGGTAAGCGACATTAGCCGTCCAGGCCTGGAAATCGCAGGATATTTTGAATTTTACGCCTCTGAACGTGTACAATTGCTTGGTAAGACAGAGCTTAGTTTCTATGAGGCATTAGGAGAAGCAGACCGTAAGGAGAGGATTGACAAGCTGCTCCTTGACTCGACGCCGTGCGTATGCGTAGCTCACGGATGTGAGATACCGGAACAATTAATTCGTCTGTCGGAGGAACGGAGCATTCCGGTACTGACCTCTCCGTTGCCGACTACTAAGCTATCGAGTAAATTGACAACGTATCTAGAGGGGCGTCTAGCACCGACGACCACTATGCATGGCGTGCTGGTTGATGTGTACGGGGTAGGCGTTCTATTGGTGGGACAAAGCTCCATCGGAAAGAGTGAAACCGCACTGGAGTTGGTCAAGCGCGGTCATCGGCTTGTAGCGGATGATGCGGTAGAGATTCGCCAAACGCAGGAGAACCAGCTAATTGGAAGTGCGCCAGAGCTGATCCAGCATCTGTTGGAGATTCGCGGCGTTGGCATTATTAATGTAATGACACTGTTCGGTGCTGGGGCCATTCGCAATTATAAGCGGGTTTCACTTGTTATTCAGTTAGAAACCTGGGATCCGAGCAAAATGTATGACCGTCTTGGCTTGGACGAAGAAAAGATGAAAATTATGGATACTGAGGTGCCGCAGATTACAATTCCGGTACGACCTGGTCGTAACCTGGCCGTTATCGTGGAAGTGGCCTCCATGAACTTCCGCCTGAAGCGGATGGGATATAATGCGGCGGTTGTATTCAGCAAGAAGCTAACTGACACGATTGAAGATGCGGTCGAAGACATCTAG
- a CDS encoding ATP phosphoribosyltransferase regulatory subunit gives MSKPLGFEKPLGMRDILPDVLEKQRWLEHQVKACMKQWGYREIGTPTLEYYDTVGGASATLDNKLFKLLDSEGKTVVLRPDMTAPIARVASSLLKEEPLPLRLMYTANVFRAQKNEAGRNAEFPQLGIEYIGSSSVDADAEAIALAVSVLKEAGVPVFKIAVGHIGFLEGLLEEIIEEKEDREKLKEFLYHRDYVGFRHYAKGLALPEKNEARLYELLKLRGGKELLERAEAITVNGQARKAVNNLRELWEALEAYRVEEYVLLDLNLLRSLDYYTGILFEGYAANQGFSICAGGRYDGLMAQFGRPCPATGFAVQMDSLLEAVDYQPVQNKKFLILYHANRRTEALERARALRVEKEAVVITQRKEEWAQTDFSQYTEVIDLTGGEAT, from the coding sequence ATGTCAAAACCGTTAGGATTTGAGAAGCCGCTTGGCATGCGAGATATACTTCCTGATGTGCTGGAGAAGCAACGGTGGCTAGAACACCAGGTCAAAGCCTGCATGAAGCAGTGGGGATACCGCGAAATAGGCACCCCCACACTTGAATATTACGACACCGTTGGCGGGGCAAGCGCTACGCTTGATAATAAATTATTTAAATTGCTGGACAGCGAAGGGAAAACGGTCGTGCTACGCCCGGATATGACGGCACCGATCGCGCGGGTCGCGTCCTCCCTGCTAAAGGAGGAACCACTGCCGTTGCGTCTTATGTATACGGCCAATGTATTTCGGGCCCAGAAGAATGAAGCGGGACGTAATGCTGAATTTCCTCAGCTTGGCATCGAATACATCGGTTCCTCTTCTGTCGATGCGGATGCTGAAGCGATTGCGCTGGCTGTCTCCGTATTAAAAGAAGCCGGTGTTCCTGTGTTTAAAATCGCAGTTGGACACATCGGTTTTTTGGAAGGATTGCTTGAAGAGATTATAGAAGAAAAAGAAGATCGTGAAAAACTAAAGGAATTTTTATATCACCGGGATTATGTAGGATTTCGCCATTATGCAAAAGGGCTGGCGCTTCCGGAAAAGAATGAGGCACGCTTATATGAACTGTTGAAGCTACGCGGCGGCAAAGAATTGCTTGAACGGGCGGAGGCTATCACAGTGAACGGACAGGCCCGTAAAGCTGTTAATAACCTGCGGGAGTTATGGGAAGCGCTGGAAGCATATCGGGTCGAAGAATATGTATTGCTGGATTTGAATCTTCTCAGAAGCCTTGATTATTATACAGGAATTCTGTTCGAAGGATATGCAGCCAATCAAGGATTTTCTATCTGTGCAGGTGGTCGTTATGATGGCTTGATGGCACAGTTTGGACGTCCGTGTCCGGCGACCGGCTTCGCGGTGCAGATGGACAGCCTGCTTGAAGCGGTAGATTATCAGCCGGTACAAAATAAGAAATTTCTTATTCTTTATCATGCAAATCGCCGGACAGAAGCGTTGGAGAGAGCAAGAGCATTGCGTGTCGAGAAAGAAGCGGTAGTTATTACCCAGCGTAAAGAGGAATGGGCACAGACAGATTTTTCGCAATATACGGAAGTGATTGACTTGACTGGAGGGGAAGCGACATGA
- the uvrA gene encoding excinuclease ABC subunit UvrA, whose protein sequence is MSRENIIIKGARAHNLKDIDITIPRDKFVVLTGLSGSGKSSLAFDTIYAEGQRRYVESLSAYARQFLGQMDKPDVDSIDGLSPAISIDQKTTSRNPRSTVGTVTEIYDYLRLLFARIGRPHCPEHGVEITAQTVEQMVDRILGYPERTRLQILAPLVQGRKGEHVKLLDEIRTQGYVRVRVDGEVRDLSEEIKLEKNKKHSIEVVIDRVVVKDGIQSRLADSLETALRLAEGRVLVDIFDREELLFSQNLACPICGFSMPDLEPRMFSFNSPFGACSKCDGLGNQLEVDPDLVVPITSKSINEGALEPWNSATSNYYEQILTCVAKHYDIDMDKPFEELTEEQRNVLLFGSGKEKLHFRYKSDFSTTVRETYMTFEGVVNNVARRYRETGSDHVRQQLELYMSQKKCPSCKGHRLRPEALAVLINEKTIAYVTDLSVAEAHEFFSGLELTEKELQIARLILKEIQARLQFLIDVGLDYLTMSRSAGTLSGGEAQRIRLATQIGSSLMGVLYILDEPSIGLHQRDNARLIKTLEHMRNLGNTLIVVEHDEDTMLAADHIIDIGPGAGIHGGQVVSQGTPQEVMEDENSLTGQYLSGRKFIPVPLERREPNGKWIKVLGAKENNLNNVTLKVPLGVFTCVTGVSGSGKSTLINEILHKALARELHKSKQKPGSFRKIEGIEHLDKVIDIDQSPIGRTPRSNPATYTGVFDDIRDLFAQTNEAKMRGYQKGRFSFNVKGGRCEACRGDGIIKIEMHFLPDVYVPCEVCHGKRYNRETLEVRYKGKNISDVLEMTVEDALEFFKNIPRIHRKLQTLYDVGLGYITLGQPATTLSGGEAQRVKLASELYRRSNGKTLYILDEPTTGLHIDDIDRLLKVLQRLVDAGDSVLVIEHNLDVIKTADHIIDLGPDGGSRGGMIVAEGTPEDVVTVAESYTGQFLAPVLARDRKRSEARLQIQK, encoded by the coding sequence ATGAGCCGCGAAAATATTATTATTAAGGGCGCGCGTGCCCATAACCTGAAAGACATAGACATAACCATCCCGCGCGATAAATTCGTCGTGCTGACCGGCCTGTCCGGTTCGGGAAAGTCTTCGCTTGCATTTGATACGATTTATGCGGAAGGACAGCGACGCTATGTCGAGTCGCTGTCCGCGTATGCACGTCAATTTCTGGGACAGATGGACAAGCCGGACGTCGATTCGATTGACGGTCTATCCCCGGCGATCTCTATCGACCAAAAAACGACGAGTCGTAACCCGCGTTCCACGGTAGGGACCGTTACGGAGATTTACGACTATCTTCGCCTTCTTTTTGCCCGTATCGGGCGACCGCATTGCCCGGAGCACGGGGTAGAAATTACGGCACAAACGGTTGAACAGATGGTAGACCGTATTCTCGGATATCCGGAACGAACAAGATTGCAGATTCTTGCTCCGCTTGTACAGGGCCGCAAAGGCGAGCATGTCAAGCTACTGGATGAAATCCGGACACAAGGATACGTCCGGGTACGTGTAGATGGAGAAGTACGGGATTTATCTGAAGAAATCAAGCTGGAGAAAAACAAGAAGCATTCTATTGAAGTAGTAATTGACCGGGTTGTCGTGAAGGATGGCATACAAAGCCGTCTAGCCGACTCGTTGGAGACTGCGCTTCGTTTGGCAGAAGGACGGGTGCTGGTCGATATTTTTGACCGGGAGGAACTGTTATTCAGCCAGAATCTGGCTTGCCCGATTTGTGGGTTTAGTATGCCGGACTTGGAGCCACGAATGTTCTCGTTTAACAGCCCGTTCGGTGCCTGCTCGAAGTGCGACGGATTGGGTAATCAACTGGAGGTTGATCCGGACCTTGTCGTGCCGATTACATCTAAGAGCATTAACGAAGGTGCATTGGAGCCTTGGAACAGTGCTACGTCAAATTATTACGAGCAAATTTTAACGTGCGTAGCTAAGCATTATGATATCGACATGGATAAGCCGTTCGAAGAACTGACTGAAGAACAGCGGAATGTATTGTTGTTTGGTAGCGGTAAAGAGAAGTTGCATTTCCGCTACAAAAGTGATTTTAGCACGACTGTGCGTGAAACGTATATGACGTTTGAAGGCGTGGTGAATAACGTAGCGCGTCGCTATCGGGAAACTGGTTCCGACCATGTGCGCCAGCAGCTTGAGCTGTATATGAGTCAGAAAAAGTGTCCGTCCTGCAAGGGGCACCGTCTGCGTCCTGAGGCGCTTGCAGTGTTGATTAACGAGAAAACGATCGCGTATGTTACCGATTTATCGGTGGCGGAAGCACACGAGTTTTTCAGCGGCCTTGAACTGACAGAAAAAGAACTGCAGATAGCTCGCCTGATACTGAAGGAAATTCAGGCACGTCTGCAATTTCTTATTGATGTTGGTCTTGATTATCTAACGATGAGCCGTTCAGCTGGAACATTGTCTGGTGGGGAAGCGCAGCGAATTCGTCTGGCGACGCAAATCGGCTCAAGCTTGATGGGTGTACTGTACATTCTCGACGAGCCAAGTATCGGTTTGCATCAGCGCGATAATGCGCGGTTGATTAAAACGCTGGAACATATGCGGAATCTCGGCAATACGCTCATTGTTGTAGAGCATGATGAAGATACGATGCTTGCAGCCGACCATATTATTGATATTGGACCAGGTGCGGGCATTCACGGAGGCCAAGTCGTGTCGCAGGGAACACCACAGGAAGTGATGGAGGATGAGAATTCGTTGACCGGTCAGTACTTGAGCGGACGTAAGTTCATCCCTGTACCGCTTGAGCGCCGCGAGCCGAACGGCAAGTGGATTAAGGTGCTTGGTGCAAAAGAGAACAATCTGAATAACGTTACATTAAAAGTGCCACTTGGTGTTTTTACATGCGTCACAGGGGTATCCGGCTCGGGAAAATCGACGCTTATTAACGAAATTCTACACAAAGCGCTTGCCCGTGAATTGCACAAGTCCAAACAGAAGCCCGGTTCCTTCCGTAAAATCGAAGGCATTGAGCATCTGGATAAAGTTATCGATATTGACCAGTCACCAATCGGGCGCACACCGCGTTCTAATCCGGCAACGTATACAGGAGTATTCGATGACATTCGAGACTTATTCGCACAGACGAATGAGGCAAAGATGCGTGGTTATCAAAAGGGGCGCTTCAGCTTTAACGTCAAAGGCGGAAGATGCGAAGCGTGCCGAGGTGATGGGATTATTAAAATTGAGATGCACTTCCTGCCTGATGTATACGTACCTTGCGAAGTATGTCACGGCAAACGGTATAATCGTGAAACGCTAGAGGTGCGTTATAAAGGCAAAAACATCTCGGATGTGCTCGAGATGACAGTGGAGGATGCGTTGGAATTCTTCAAGAACATTCCGCGTATTCATCGCAAGCTCCAAACCTTGTATGATGTCGGTCTCGGCTACATTACGTTGGGACAACCGGCTACTACATTATCGGGTGGAGAAGCGCAACGTGTTAAACTGGCATCTGAACTGTACCGCCGTAGTAACGGCAAGACATTGTATATTCTCGATGAGCCAACGACAGGTCTTCATATCGATGATATTGATCGTCTGTTGAAAGTGCTGCAGCGCCTTGTAGACGCCGGAGACAGCGTGCTGGTTATTGAACATAACCTTGACGTTATCAAAACCGCCGATCATATTATTGATTTAGGACCGGACGGAGGCAGTCGCGGCGGCATGATCGTTGCAGAAGGTACGCCGGAAGATGTGGTTACAGTTGCGGAGTCCTATACTGGACAGTTTCTTGCTCCAGTGCTTGCGCGCGATCGCAAGCGTTCTGAGGCCCGCTTGCAGATACAAAAGTAG
- a CDS encoding acyltransferase gives MAKRQTERYPIQGPNSLWQLYKTVSFWKVAKCFIVVQIARYTPWMPLKNWMYRTFLGMEIGENTAVALMVMMDTMFPERISIGANSIIGYNTTILAHEYLIDEYRLGNVKIGARVMVGANSTILPGVTIGDDAIVSAATLVNADVPPGAFVGGNPMRIIRQPKIEQEEYTGESE, from the coding sequence ATGGCGAAAAGACAGACCGAACGTTATCCGATCCAGGGACCGAACTCCCTCTGGCAGCTGTACAAAACGGTAAGCTTTTGGAAGGTAGCTAAGTGCTTTATTGTCGTGCAGATTGCCCGCTATACGCCATGGATGCCGTTGAAAAATTGGATGTATCGTACGTTCTTAGGTATGGAGATTGGTGAGAATACAGCGGTTGCACTAATGGTTATGATGGATACGATGTTTCCTGAACGGATTTCGATCGGAGCCAATAGCATCATCGGTTATAACACGACAATTCTTGCCCATGAGTATTTGATTGACGAATACCGTCTAGGCAACGTGAAAATCGGCGCGCGTGTTATGGTGGGTGCTAACTCGACGATTCTGCCAGGTGTAACCATTGGCGACGATGCTATTGTTTCTGCTGCTACCTTGGTCAATGCTGATGTACCTCCTGGAGCCTTTGTTGGAGGCAATCCGATGCGTATCATTCGGCAACCAAAAATAGAACAAGAAGAATATACAGGCGAATCGGAGTAA
- the lgt gene encoding prolipoprotein diacylglyceryl transferase — protein MPKAIDPVAFQLGPLSVHWYGIILGTAALVGLLLALREAKRVGMDPETIMDVVMYAVPAAIIGARIYYVIFRWNEYYSSHPGEIIAVWHGGIAIHGALIGSILTAYIYSRVKKVSFWRLADVVAPSLIIGQAIGRWGNFMNQEAHGGPVSLEFLQSLHLPQFIIDQMYILDPLTNTYSYYHPTFLYESLWNLLGFIILITIRRIVRMRRGDVFLTYVIWYSIGRFFVEGLRTDSLMLTDTLRIAQVISLVLIACALILMAILRKTGYAAKRYGEE, from the coding sequence ATGCCAAAGGCAATTGACCCGGTTGCATTCCAACTGGGACCCTTATCTGTACATTGGTATGGAATTATCCTTGGCACGGCCGCGCTCGTTGGTTTATTGCTGGCGTTGCGCGAAGCAAAACGGGTAGGTATGGACCCTGAGACAATTATGGACGTAGTCATGTATGCAGTACCGGCAGCCATTATCGGTGCGCGTATCTACTATGTCATTTTCCGATGGAATGAATATTATAGCTCACATCCCGGAGAGATTATCGCCGTATGGCACGGCGGTATCGCCATTCACGGTGCGCTAATCGGGTCAATTTTGACAGCGTATATTTATTCGCGCGTAAAAAAAGTCTCGTTCTGGCGATTGGCCGATGTTGTAGCGCCAAGCTTAATTATTGGACAGGCCATCGGGCGCTGGGGTAATTTTATGAATCAGGAGGCTCATGGAGGCCCGGTTAGTTTAGAATTTCTTCAGAGCCTGCATCTACCGCAGTTTATTATCGATCAGATGTACATTCTGGATCCGTTAACGAATACATATTCTTACTATCACCCAACATTCCTATACGAATCGCTTTGGAACTTGCTTGGGTTCATTATATTGATTACGATTCGACGGATCGTGCGGATGCGGCGCGGTGATGTATTCCTGACATACGTAATCTGGTATTCGATTGGACGGTTCTTCGTAGAAGGCTTGCGAACTGACAGTCTTATGCTGACGGATACGCTGCGCATTGCGCAGGTAATCAGTCTCGTATTAATTGCATGTGCCCTTATCTTGATGGCGATATTACGAAAAACGGGCTATGCCGCCAAACGTTACGGGGAAGAATAG
- the ppaX gene encoding pyrophosphatase PpaX, with amino-acid sequence MYRYQYVLFDLDGTLIDTNNLILTSFMYTLEKFYPGKYTREDLIPHMGKPLYDQMELFGPERSEELVQVYREHNERVHDELVEEFPNVLDTIEQLAKMGIKMGIVTTKQRKTAEMGLRLFGLDKYMDAFISYQDTENHKPHPEPVHKAMQALGADPARTLMVGDSQYDIQAGQNAGIASAGVAWSMKGASFLSSFNPTYLLNDMSDIIQIVKQPTRQS; translated from the coding sequence ATGTATCGTTATCAATATGTATTGTTTGATCTTGACGGGACGTTAATTGATACGAATAATCTAATTTTGACTTCATTCATGTACACGCTGGAAAAATTCTATCCGGGCAAATATACGCGGGAAGACTTAATCCCTCATATGGGAAAGCCGTTGTACGATCAGATGGAACTATTTGGTCCTGAGCGATCGGAAGAATTGGTGCAGGTGTATCGCGAACATAATGAGCGGGTGCATGACGAGCTGGTAGAAGAATTCCCAAATGTGCTAGACACGATTGAGCAGCTTGCTAAGATGGGGATTAAAATGGGAATCGTGACAACGAAGCAGCGAAAAACAGCAGAGATGGGATTACGTCTGTTTGGTCTCGATAAATATATGGATGCATTCATTAGCTACCAGGATACGGAGAATCATAAGCCACATCCAGAACCGGTGCACAAAGCTATGCAGGCTCTGGGAGCCGATCCGGCCCGCACGCTTATGGTGGGTGATAGCCAGTACGATATTCAAGCGGGACAGAACGCGGGAATTGCCTCTGCAGGTGTGGCCTGGAGCATGAAAGGCGCGTCGTTTTTGTCATCATTCAATCCGACATATTTGCTAAATGATATGAGTGATATTATTCAAATCGTGAAGCAGCCGACTCGCCAGTCATAA
- the hisD gene encoding histidinol dehydrogenase has protein sequence MKIVDVANFSTRRDVETGTETQRAAVLEILQAVKQEGDVAVRRFTEQFDRIQLTEMRVTEEEFKEALRNIAPEVRDAIREAAANIRDYHSRQIRQSWMTTRDSGTMLGQLIRPLQRVGLYVPGGTAAYPSSVLMNAIPAQVAGVEEIAMVTPPGKDGKVNPGVLVAAYEVGVNEIYKVGGAQAIAALTYGTETLKPVDKIVGPGNIYVALAKREVFGLVDIDMVAGPSEIVVLADSTANPAYVAADLLSQAEHDVMASAVLVTTCRELAQAVQQEVEAQVAVLPRKEIAQASIRDYGVICVVNSMEQGLDVVNRLAPEHLELMVEEPMAYVGQIKNAGAIFLGPYSSEPVGDYFAGTNHVLPTNGTARFSSPLNVDDFLKKSSLISYSRQDLLAHGQKIMSLARQEGLEAHARAIQIRLENERK, from the coding sequence ATGAAGATTGTTGATGTCGCGAATTTTTCCACCCGACGCGATGTGGAGACAGGGACGGAAACACAGCGTGCGGCAGTGCTTGAGATTCTACAAGCGGTAAAACAAGAAGGCGATGTGGCAGTGCGCCGCTTCACTGAACAATTCGACCGCATACAGCTTACGGAGATGCGGGTAACTGAAGAAGAATTCAAGGAGGCCTTGCGTAACATTGCTCCGGAAGTAAGGGATGCGATTCGTGAGGCAGCCGCTAATATTCGCGACTATCATAGTCGTCAGATACGTCAATCCTGGATGACGACCCGCGATTCTGGAACGATGTTAGGACAGCTCATCCGTCCGCTGCAGCGTGTGGGACTTTACGTTCCGGGAGGGACGGCCGCATACCCATCATCGGTATTGATGAACGCCATTCCGGCACAGGTGGCTGGCGTTGAGGAGATTGCCATGGTTACACCTCCAGGCAAGGACGGAAAGGTAAACCCAGGAGTGTTAGTCGCTGCGTACGAGGTGGGAGTAAACGAAATATATAAGGTAGGCGGAGCGCAGGCGATTGCGGCGCTTACATATGGGACGGAAACGTTAAAACCGGTGGATAAAATCGTCGGACCGGGTAATATTTATGTAGCTTTGGCAAAGCGTGAAGTATTCGGACTGGTGGATATTGATATGGTGGCCGGACCGAGTGAAATCGTCGTACTTGCCGATAGTACGGCTAATCCGGCCTATGTAGCAGCTGACCTACTGTCGCAGGCGGAGCACGACGTTATGGCTTCAGCGGTGCTTGTGACAACGTGCCGTGAGCTAGCTCAAGCTGTGCAGCAGGAAGTGGAAGCACAGGTAGCTGTACTTCCGCGTAAAGAAATCGCTCAGGCATCCATTCGTGATTACGGAGTCATATGCGTAGTGAATAGTATGGAACAAGGTCTGGATGTGGTGAACCGCTTAGCACCAGAGCATTTGGAATTAATGGTAGAAGAGCCAATGGCATACGTAGGACAGATTAAAAATGCAGGAGCTATTTTTCTCGGACCTTACAGTTCAGAGCCTGTGGGCGACTATTTTGCCGGAACAAATCATGTGTTGCCCACCAACGGAACGGCGCGCTTTTCTTCTCCACTGAATGTAGATGACTTTCTTAAAAAGTCGAGTTTAATCTCATACAGCCGTCAGGATCTGCTGGCGCATGGTCAAAAAATTATGTCGCTCGCCCGTCAGGAAGGGCTGGAAGCGCATGCTAGGGCCATTCAAATCCGATTGGAAAACGAAAGAAAATAG